The following nucleotide sequence is from Mesorhizobium sp. J8.
CCGTTATCGCCGCAGGACCGACAGGACGATCCGGGAACTGATCCAGAGCATCGAGAGCGGAGCGACCCCTCAAGCAAGCCTGGTGCTCGAGGAATCGTGGCTGCTTCGATATTCAAGCCCTATCACCATCGACTTCATCGGCGTCTGGGACACGGTGGGGTCCTTGGGCGTTCCCGTCGGCATGAAGCGCAACGTCGCGAAATACCGGTTCCTCGATACTCATCTGAGGCTAAGCAATACCAATGCCTACCATGCCTTGGCTGTCGATGAGCACCGCGCTTCCTTCACTCCTACGCTTTGGACCAGAACAACCGCTGCCGGGGCAAACCCCGCACCAGCCAGGCCTATCGAGAATGTGGAACAGCGCTGGTTCGTGGGCGCCCATGCCAATGTTGGTGGAGGCTATCCCAGCGATCTGCTGGCGCAGGTCCCGCTAGGTTGGCTGATGGCGAAAGCCGCAACTCATGGGCTCAAGTTTCGCGGGGTGGTCGAAACCGATCAAGCCAATGTCAATTCGCCAATAGCGGACTCGTATGCGGGCTTTCTAGAGGGCATGTATCGGTTCTTCAGCCGCCGTTACTTCCGACCGATCGGGGCGGAAGCGTCCGTCGGCAGTACCGCCACAACTTCGACAATCAACGAAACGATCGACCGGAGCGTGTTTGACCGTTGGCGGACAAACCCGTCATACAGGCCTCAAAACCTGGAGGCCTGGGCCAGCCGAAACCGAGTGGACCCGTCGGAAATCACTCATTCCGTGCTGGCAGCCGATGCGAATGTAAAAGTGCCGGACTAGCCTGCGCCAGAACAATGGTTAGAGGCGAGGCTTCCGGCAGCCGAGTTCTGGTCGGGGCAGTACTGGCGGCCGGGCGGCCACATCCTGGCCGGCAGCGTGGATGAAGTTCCTGCTTGTCCCGCCTCCTCTTTGATGCTTGAGCTGCGGGGAGCGTGTCCCTGTTCCGGCGGCTCGGCGACCTTCTGTGCCGCGCTACCACACCCGGTCTGGACTGGCATCAGGCCGCGTCCGGCCTGTGTATCGTCTTGACCTCCTGGAAATCCTCGAGGCCGAACTTGCCGCCTTCGCGCCCATTGCCGGACTGCTTATATCCGCCGAATGGGCTGCCATATCGCAGCGGCGCGCCATTGATGTGCACCATCCCCGCGCGCAGCCGGGACGCGACCCGCTCTGCCCGGGCAGGGTCTCGTGTCTGGATGTAAGCGACAAGACCGTATGAGGTATCGTTCGCGATTTCGATCGCATCTTCTTCCGTGTCGAAGGGCAAGGACCGGGCCGAACACTTCCTCGCGTGCGATGCGCATCGCGTTGTCAACGTCGGCAAAAATAGTCGGCCTGACGAACTAGCCTTGCATCACCCCATCTGCGGGTCAAGGCCGCGCAGCAGGACATCGATCAGGATGGAAGCGGACGGGATGGTGAGCCGCAAGGTCCATCCGACCGTGCCGCCTCAGGTCGAGTATGGCCTGACGGAGTTAGGCAGTTCCCTTGCCGTACCGATCATGCAACTGGCTGCATGGGTCCTGGATCATCGGGGGGCAATCGAAGCCCATTTGCGTTCCACGACAAAGAGACAAAGCACGTGCGGAAATAGTCCGGCAGCTTTCCCCGCCGTGCCGTGCGAGCTGCATGTGTGCTTCCGGGGTTATGGACTTGGCTCAACGATGTTCTGCATTTTTCCGGCGTCCCGCCGCGGAGGTGCGCCGAAGAGGCGTTTGTACTCTCGGCTGAATTGCGAAACGCTCTCGTAACCGACCGCGTAGGCCACGCTCGCCGCCTCCGTATGCTCCGTGATCAGGCGCCGACGCGCCTCATGCAGGCGGATTTGCTTCTGGTACTGGAGCGGGCTCAAACCCGTAATCGCCTTGAAGTGGCGATGGAACACCGATTCGCTCATGCCGGCCACCATGGCCATGGCCTCGATGCTCAGATGCTGTGCGTAGCGCTCGCGAATCCATGCCATTGCCCGCCGGATATGTGACAGGCGGCTGCCGGTGCCGGCGATCTGCCGAAGCAGCGCGCCCTGTGGTCCCATGAGGAGGCGGAACATAAGTTCGTGCTCCCTGTGACGTGCCATCACCGGAATCTCACTGGGGTGGTCCAGAAGTTCCGCGAAGCGCCGCCAAGCCTCGATCAGTGCCGGCCCTGCAGGGCTAAATCCAAACCCCTTATCCATCGGCAATTCCGGCATGCCGCCCATCTCCACGAGCAGCGCCGAGATCACCCCCGGATCGATGTAGAGGTTGATCGCGACATAGGGCTGCTCGGCCGAAGCCTTGCTGATCTGACCCATTGCGGCGAGTTCGGCTGCCACCACCATGCAGTGTCCGGCGCCGTACTCCAGCACCTGGTCGCCGATGAAGACCTGCTTGGACCCTTGCAGCACAAAGCAGACAACGGGGTCGTAGACCAACCAGCCGGGCTCGGAGGGTCGGTCGAAGGTGCTGACGCTGACCCGCGGCATTTTCGGTTGCGGCTTGCCGGCATGGCGCAGGACGACGGCTTTGAGTTGCGCAAGATCGGTCATGAGACGATCTGCTCCCCTTCGCCTGGAACCGTCAAGCAATCGGCAGGATCAGGCAATGAATCACCAGAATCGAGCATCGCCCAGTCGGCCTCTAAAAGCCACATTGGTGCGACATATGCCAAAGGACATTCACGATGCAGCAGCGCAAGCTTGGCCGCCACGGCCTCACGGCCGGTGCCATTGGTTATGGTGCCATGGGTACGGCCATCGGCTATGGCCCCAGCGACGACAAGGAATCGATCACGGCCATCCGCCGTGCCCATGAACTCGGCGTCACCCACTTCGACACTGCCCGCATGTATGGCTGGGGCGAAGGCGAGAAGCTGCTCGGTATTGCCCTGCGCCCGATCCGCGACCAGGTGACGATCGCAACGAAATTCGGCTTGACGGAAAGCTACGCTCCCGACTCCCGACCGGAAATCATACGCCAGGTCGTGGACTCCAGCCTCAGGAATCTGGGCGTCGAGACCATCGATTTGCTCTACCAACACATCCCCGACCCCAGCGTCCCAATCGAGGACGTCGTGGGCGTAATGCGGGATTTTGTCCAAGCGGGCAAGGTGAGATATCTCGGCCTGTCCAACTCGGACGAGGATACCATCCGTCGCGCCAGCGCTGTCGCCCCTATTTCGGTGCAGCAATACCAGTACTCAATATTCGCCCGGGATGTAGAGCCGCTCCTGCCGGTCCTTGAGGAACTGGATATCGGTCTGGTGGCATACTCGCCGCTGGCGCGTGGTTTCTTGACTGGCCACGTAACATCTCGCGATCACTACGCCGACGACGATTTTCGGCAGAATCTCGGGTGGTGGGCGCCAGGGAATTTCGGCAAGAACATAGAGATCGCGCAGGAGCTCACATCACTCGCTACCGCCAAAGGCGTCAGCCTCTCTCAGCTTGCGTTAGCCTGGCTGCTGGCGCGAAAGAACTACATCATTCCCATCCCAGGTTCTCGCAACCCAAAACGTGTGCAGGAGAACACTTTGGCTGCCGAACTCCTGCTGACGGATGCCGATCTCAAGCGCATTGACGAGATCGCGCCGACCGGGGGCGTCGGTGGACGTGTTTGGGGTGAGTAGGATCACCCCGTAGGAAGGGTGTTTTCAAGTCCGCGCATCTGCGTCTGGAAGGGTTGGGTATCTGGAACACATGAAGCGCTGTGAGCTGCCGAGCCTGCTCCTTTCCGCTCCGGAAGGCACCGACATACGATCACCTGTATGGGTTCATGGAATGGCTTTAGCGGAGCTTGTTTCGAGCCATAGCTTCACAGATTGGCTTTGGGCATGGGCTTGATGTCAAGTTTGGAAATTATAGCTTATGGATTTCTCGTTTTCCAAAAAAATGAAATTATAGATTGATTATTTAATAAGAGGTACACACATTGCAGCTATGAATGAATTTTTTTTTGGCCGCCGAAATGATGGGTAGGGCCGAGAGTTAAGGAAAAGCTGCATGGTGCTGAGAAGCGCTGATATTTTATTCAGGGACGAAACCGCCGGTTCGTTGGTTGAGACCGCCAACGGCGGAACACGCTTCGCTTACCATCCGGACTGGAATAAGGGCGATATCGCCTGCTGCCTGCCTTCCGCGCAACGCGAGCATGAATGGCAGGTTGGTCTGCATCCATTCTTCCAGCACCTTGGTCCGGAGGGATGGCTTCGTGAACAGCAGGCCCGGTCGGCGCATGTCGTTGAAGAAGACGATCTCGGGCTGCTGCTTCGTTACGGCCGCGACTGCATCGGGGCGGTCAGCATTCGGCCCTCGGAGGATGCCGAAAAATTTCCCGAAATCACCGAGGCGACGGCCACTCCGGGACGTACGGTCTCAGGCGTCCAAAAGAAGCTGCTCGTGACCAAGGACGAGGAAGGCAGGTTCGTTCCCGCAACTGCTGCGGGAGCGGCGCCCTACATCGCTAAGTTCAATTCCGACCGGATAGGTAGCCTCGTTCGCAACGAGCTTTTGAGTCTGAGATGGACAGCCGCTGTTCTCGGGGAAAGGGAAGCCACGGCGTTCACAACGTCTTTCATCGCGGCCGTCGATGACACGGCGCTCATTGTTACCCGTTTCGACCGCAAAGCCAACGGCGGGAAGCTGCGTCTGGAAGACTGTGCGCAGATCCTCGGTAAACCGAAGGGGCAGGATTATGCAGGCAAGTATGATGCGGCCTATGAGGATATAGCGGCGATCATCCGCCGGCACTCCTCACGCGCGCCGATCGACCTGCTGAGGTTTTTCAGCCGACTGATCGTGTTCACCCTGATCGGAAACTGCGATGCGCATCTGAAAAACTTCTCGCTGCTGGAGACGCCGACGGGACTGCGGCTATCTCCTGCCTATGATGTGGTGAATACTGCGCTCTATGACGGATTCGACCAGACCCTGGCGCTGTCGATCAGTGGCCAGAAGGTTCACCTGGACGCAGCCAATCAGGCGGTTTTTCGCGCTTTCGGCAGGGAGATCGGCCTCCCGGACAGGGCAATTGACCAGACATTCAAGCTGTTGAAGCGCCAGGTGGAGAAGGCTGCATCCATCATCCGTCCGCCTGACGCCGAGCCGCCGGACGGCTTCGTACACAGGTTCAAAGAGATCGTGGACAATTCATGCCTGAGAATACTGGAACCATAGCTCCACTCGCGTGGCAACGATTTGTCGAAGAGGCCGTACGCCGTCGCAAGGCGGAGGGCCTGACGCAAAAGGAACACTCGGCGCTCGCGGGCGTAAGCCATCCCACGATGGCGGCGTTCGAACGCGGCGAAACGACCCTAACGCTTGCCAAGGCGCTCGATATTCTGCGCGTGGTAGGCTTGGTCGATGAGCCTTCCGAACAAGATTCGCAAGCTCGATTTGTGCGAGATGCGTTCGAACGCTGGCGCGAACTGGTTTCTCCGCTCCCGCAGGATTCGCCGGCGCGCTTCCCCAATGGCTGGTATCGGTTCGACTACTGGCTTGAGGGCGAGCTTAAGACGTTGGAACTGTCCGCCTTCGAAATTATTCTGCAAAACGCTTTGGTCAGGAAGACGGGTTGGCCGCCTTTCTGGATTCCGGTGCGAGAAGCCGTCAAACCGTACGAGATCAATGGCCTGATCGAATGCTGGCTTCCCCCCGAAAGCGATGACATCAAGCGCGGGTTTGGCGGGCCGGCATTCTGCGATTTCTGGCGCGCCGCGCCGTCGGGACGCATGTTCCTCATCCGCGGCTATCAGGAGGATGGCGAGGAAACATTCCCTGCCGGAAGCATCCTCGATACGACGCTTCCCCTATGGCGCATGGGCGAGGTTTTGTTGCATGCGCAAAGTCTTGCCGCGCTGCTGCGGAAGGGTCCGAGTAGCTCCGTGGTGGTCCATTTCCGCGCCATGTTTTCGGGGCTTGCCGGCCGCGTCCTGCGATCGTGGGCAAACCCGCTGAGCGATCTGCTTGTCCAGGGCCACCCCGCTCGAAGCGATGAAGCGGTATTGGAGGCAACGCTCCCCGCCGATGCCATCGAGGACCGACTGGCCGAGTACCTCACGCCATTGCTTGCGTCACTTTACGACAGGTTTGGCGTGGCCGGCCTCTCGCTCAACCGCGTCGAAGCCGAGGTGCACCGGCTGCTCAACAGCTCTGTCGGCAGACAACGCGCATTGGCCCAGGCGCGCCCGGAGCCTCTTGGGAAACAGAGGTGATCGAATTTTCATCCGTCACACCTGCTGGGTGGGGGGGCGGGTGATCGCCTGGCGCAACCCACGCCTCGTCCTGGACGCCGACTTGTGACATGGCGGATGCGCTCCCGTAGTGAACGTGTCAAATAGAACCCCACGAGTGTTTATCATGAGCCGATCGACGCCGCGCAGCCACCCGATCTAAAGCCTTGAACGGCGTTGGGGACGTCGAGCAGGTCGTCCGCCGGGACCGGCAAAGGATATACGCTCGGCGTCAAAGCCGATCATTGGATTGGATCGTAGGGCAAGCCCCGGCGGGTTGGCGGTACCGCTGAGGATCTTGCCAAGGAAATTACCTCCAGTCTGGCTGGAAGCGCGCGCCGGTTGGCGCGGAAGGACCGACGGCTGCATACTGATGCTACCTCTATCACCTTCCCCTGGGCCAAGGCACGGCGGCGGATCTTTGCAATCGTCTCCAACGACACATCCGAGGTACTTTGCTTGCTCCTCATCAAGGGTTGCGTTGCAAAAAAGACGGGGCTCCCGCTGCAGTGATCACTTAGTGGCGGGGAGGACCAGGTCGGGCGATATCAACTGCGGTAGCTAGCAACGCAATCCGACGCGCCCTGTCGCCTTTGTCGGGTCCTCTACACAGAAGCTTTTTGGTCATCTGCTGTTTTGCCTTACGTTAAACCGCTGAAAAGAAAATACGAAATTTTTTATTCGACCCCATCAGCCAAGTTGGCACGAGTCTTGAGACCCTTCGGTGCGAGGCGGCGAGAGCTGCCGATCGGCATTCATGTCGCGGGCAGCCGCGATGAATGGAACGAAGGAAGGAAAGCTACATGTCAGGTCTGCGTCAGATCGCCTTTTACGGCAAGGGCGGCATCGGCAAGTCCACCACCTCCCAAAATACACTCGCCGCCCTTGTCGACCTAGGGCAGAGAATCCTCATCGTGGGCTGCGACCCCAAAGCCGACTCCACCCGCTTGATCCTGAACTCCAAGGCGCAAGATACCGTGCTGCACCTTGCGGCAAAGGAAGGTTCGGTGGAAGACCTCGAACTCGAGGACGTGCTCAAGATCGGCTACAAAGGCATCAAGTGCGTGGAGTCGGGCGGCCCCGAGCCGGGTGTCGGCTGTGCCGGCCGCGGCGTCATCACCTCGATCAACTTCCTCGAGGAGAACGGCGCCTATGACGATGTCGACTACGTCTCCTACGACGTGCTCGGGGACGTGGTGTGCGGCGGTTTTGCGATGCCGATCCGCGAGAACAAGGCGCAGGAAATCTACATCGTCATGTCAGGCGAGATGATGGCGCTCTATGCCGCCAACAACATCGCCAAGGGCATCCTGAAATACGCCCATTCGGGCGGCGTGCGACTCGGCGGCCTGATCTGCAACGAGCGCCAAACCGACCGCGAGCTCGACCTCGCCGAAGCCCTGGCCTCCAAGCTCAATTCCAAGCTCGTCCATTTCGTGCCGCGCGACAATATCGTCCAGCATGCCGAACTCAGGAAGATGTCGGTAATCCAGTATGCGCCGGACTCAAAGCAGGCCGGGGAATACCGCGCGTTGGCCGAGAAGATCCATGCCAATTCGGGCCAGGGCACCATCCCGACCCCGATCACCATGGAGGAGCTCGAAGACATGCTGCTCGACTTCGGCATCATGAAGACCGACGAGCAGATGCTTGCCGAGCTTCAGGCCAAGGAAACGGCAAAGGCGGCCGCATTGTAACGAGCGTTGTCGATATGAGGCGCTGCCTTGACTGGCGCGTCTTTGGAACAACCGCGCCTCACCGGCGAGGCGTCACGCGAACTTGAAAGGGGTCCCATGAGCCTGGAATACGAAAATGACGGTGCTCTTCATGCGAAGCTTATCGAGGAGGTGCTGTCGCAATATCCCGACAAGACGGCGAAGCGCCGCAAAAGGCACCTCAGCGTCGCAAAGAGCGGCGAAGAGGTCGGCGAGGAAAGGGACGTCCTTTCCGAATGCGACGTCAAATCGAACATCAAGTCCATTCCTGGGGTGATGACCATTCGCGGCTGCGCCTATGCCGGCTCAAAAGGCGTGGTGTGGGGTCCAGTCAAGGACATGGTCCATATCTCTCATGGCCCGGTCGGCTGCGGGCAATATTCCTGGTCGCAACGTCGGAACTACTACGTTGGTACGACGGGAATCGACACCTTCGGGACAATGCAGTTCACCTCCGACTTCCAGGAGAAGGACATTGTTTTCGGCGGCGATAAGAAGCTGGAACAGATCATAGACGAGATTGAAGAACTGTTTCCGCTGAACAACGGCATCACCGTGCAGTCCGAGTGCCCGATCGGGCTGATCGGCGACGACACCGAAGCGGTT
It contains:
- a CDS encoding DUF2235 domain-containing protein; this translates as MGAPKRIAVFLDGTWNTVGDNTNVWRLKSLCDPADPEQAVYYSVGVGTQLGERIRGGLFGYGLDHEITDAYKWLVDNYNEGDRLFIFGFSRGAYTARSLSGFISKCGLLKPGSPLSINQLYGRYRRRTDRTIRELIQSIESGATPQASLVLEESWLLRYSSPITIDFIGVWDTVGSLGVPVGMKRNVAKYRFLDTHLRLSNTNAYHALAVDEHRASFTPTLWTRTTAAGANPAPARPIENVEQRWFVGAHANVGGGYPSDLLAQVPLGWLMAKAATHGLKFRGVVETDQANVNSPIADSYAGFLEGMYRFFSRRYFRPIGAEASVGSTATTSTINETIDRSVFDRWRTNPSYRPQNLEAWASRNRVDPSEITHSVLAADANVKVPD
- a CDS encoding winged helix-turn-helix transcriptional regulator, with protein sequence MHHPICGSRPRSRTSIRMEADGMVSRKVHPTVPPQVEYGLTELGSSLAVPIMQLAAWVLDHRGAIEAHLRSTTKRQSTCGNSPAAFPAVPCELHVCFRGYGLGSTMFCIFPASRRGGAPKRRLYSRLNCETLS
- a CDS encoding AraC family transcriptional regulator gives rise to the protein MTDLAQLKAVVLRHAGKPQPKMPRVSVSTFDRPSEPGWLVYDPVVCFVLQGSKQVFIGDQVLEYGAGHCMVVAAELAAMGQISKASAEQPYVAINLYIDPGVISALLVEMGGMPELPMDKGFGFSPAGPALIEAWRRFAELLDHPSEIPVMARHREHELMFRLLMGPQGALLRQIAGTGSRLSHIRRAMAWIRERYAQHLSIEAMAMVAGMSESVFHRHFKAITGLSPLQYQKQIRLHEARRRLITEHTEAASVAYAVGYESVSQFSREYKRLFGAPPRRDAGKMQNIVEPSP
- a CDS encoding aldo/keto reductase, yielding MQQRKLGRHGLTAGAIGYGAMGTAIGYGPSDDKESITAIRRAHELGVTHFDTARMYGWGEGEKLLGIALRPIRDQVTIATKFGLTESYAPDSRPEIIRQVVDSSLRNLGVETIDLLYQHIPDPSVPIEDVVGVMRDFVQAGKVRYLGLSNSDEDTIRRASAVAPISVQQYQYSIFARDVEPLLPVLEELDIGLVAYSPLARGFLTGHVTSRDHYADDDFRQNLGWWAPGNFGKNIEIAQELTSLATAKGVSLSQLALAWLLARKNYIIPIPGSRNPKRVQENTLAAELLLTDADLKRIDEIAPTGGVGGRVWGE
- a CDS encoding type II toxin-antitoxin system HipA family toxin — encoded protein: MVLRSADILFRDETAGSLVETANGGTRFAYHPDWNKGDIACCLPSAQREHEWQVGLHPFFQHLGPEGWLREQQARSAHVVEEDDLGLLLRYGRDCIGAVSIRPSEDAEKFPEITEATATPGRTVSGVQKKLLVTKDEEGRFVPATAAGAAPYIAKFNSDRIGSLVRNELLSLRWTAAVLGEREATAFTTSFIAAVDDTALIVTRFDRKANGGKLRLEDCAQILGKPKGQDYAGKYDAAYEDIAAIIRRHSSRAPIDLLRFFSRLIVFTLIGNCDAHLKNFSLLETPTGLRLSPAYDVVNTALYDGFDQTLALSISGQKVHLDAANQAVFRAFGREIGLPDRAIDQTFKLLKRQVEKAASIIRPPDAEPPDGFVHRFKEIVDNSCLRILEP
- a CDS encoding helix-turn-helix domain-containing protein, encoding MPENTGTIAPLAWQRFVEEAVRRRKAEGLTQKEHSALAGVSHPTMAAFERGETTLTLAKALDILRVVGLVDEPSEQDSQARFVRDAFERWRELVSPLPQDSPARFPNGWYRFDYWLEGELKTLELSAFEIILQNALVRKTGWPPFWIPVREAVKPYEINGLIECWLPPESDDIKRGFGGPAFCDFWRAAPSGRMFLIRGYQEDGEETFPAGSILDTTLPLWRMGEVLLHAQSLAALLRKGPSSSVVVHFRAMFSGLAGRVLRSWANPLSDLLVQGHPARSDEAVLEATLPADAIEDRLAEYLTPLLASLYDRFGVAGLSLNRVEAEVHRLLNSSVGRQRALAQARPEPLGKQR
- the nifH gene encoding nitrogenase iron protein translates to MSGLRQIAFYGKGGIGKSTTSQNTLAALVDLGQRILIVGCDPKADSTRLILNSKAQDTVLHLAAKEGSVEDLELEDVLKIGYKGIKCVESGGPEPGVGCAGRGVITSINFLEENGAYDDVDYVSYDVLGDVVCGGFAMPIRENKAQEIYIVMSGEMMALYAANNIAKGILKYAHSGGVRLGGLICNERQTDRELDLAEALASKLNSKLVHFVPRDNIVQHAELRKMSVIQYAPDSKQAGEYRALAEKIHANSGQGTIPTPITMEELEDMLLDFGIMKTDEQMLAELQAKETAKAAAL